A region of the Rhinoraja longicauda isolate Sanriku21f chromosome 36, sRhiLon1.1, whole genome shotgun sequence genome:
aactgaacacaatactctaaatgtggcctcaccaatggcttatataactgcaatatcAACTCCCAACGCCTatactcaatagtctgactgatgaagaccatagtgccgaaagctttcttgaccaccctatttacctgtttCCACTTTccacgaactatgtacctgtactcttagatccctctgctctacaacacaccccagagaccgaccattcactgtgtaggtcctgcccatgttagacttcccaaactgGAAGATCTTACGTTTCTCTGTTTTAAatgccatcaactattcctcagtccacctggccaatcgatcaaggtcCTGCCGCACTTTTGACATTGATCTTCATTATCTGCATTGCCACCCtctttagtgttatctgcaaacttgatgATCTGGCCTTGTACcttctcacccaaatcattgacatGGATGATATTGGAGCGTTGTGTTGACAGGGTGCAGAGCACCGACTCTCCTACCTCTGATCTTCTGTCTCCGGCTCCACCAGCACGTTCTCCTGCTTCTCCTTCactcgcagaaaaacaaacgaaTCCAGGTTGGGCTTGGCAACTGGGGCAGAAAAATGAACAAGCTCAACACAGTCCATTGGCAGAAGGTCACGATGAATGAAGGGCATCTACAGGCAGTTTGGGGAGTGGAAATTcacccttacagaattcacaaaccACCACCAAAAAATCTGGGATATGgaattaaaaaaagagaaaataaataaactatttATTAATTGCACCTCACATTTGTTAAAGCGCAGATGATGTGGCTTTGTGTTGCAGAAAATCAGTCCTTTTCCTGGGATCACAACATTCCTATGAGGTGGGAGGCTCAGTATCGTTAATCATTTTGTCTCACCTCTCAAAGCCTGGAGGGTGGGAATTCCCAAAATAACTTGCAGTGGTTTATGAAGGGCagggctgaccattgatcatcctgcAGCTTTCAGCAAGGTCTGAACTTCCCCACTTACTCCTATGCCATCTGGAAGTCCCCCCGAGAATGCGGCGCCTATCTGGATAAGGCAGCTGATCTCAACCCCATTGTAACCTCCATCATGGAAACTCGATCAGCGGGGAATCTGCCCCCTGCGGCCAGGGTTCTGGAAGTCCAGCCCGGCCAGAGCGACAGTACTGTTCCCATAGTTGAGTTTCGAGACCAGTCGGCGgctcgaatttgccccctgcggccggggttcTGGAAGTCCAGCCTGGCAGGAACctgcagatctgttcccatagccgacctaTGCGGCCGGGCTTTGCGGGCTGTTATCTTGGTCCCTTGGTGGCCGAGGCAGAcggttccggtaccgttggaatcctctcggaggccatgacctctgttggtctggcaaaaaggCTCTAGAACCAAGGGTGGATCTGTACAACAATCTTTCCATAATCTGTCAACACATATATCTGTTCTTGTATCTCCTGCCGGCTAAAGGGAGGCCTACAATATAATCCCATCATGGTGATAGCACCTTGTTCTGTTTAGCTCTCCCCTTATTACCTCAGTAAATGTCGGTTACAATATGACCCCTGAGTCATTGAGGGGCCATGCCAGCCCCTCTTTCAAACAAGGCCCTGTAATGACCGCGGGCGGCATAGTTCCGTGCACTGATCCAGGCTAACCGGCTGCCTTACCCACAATAGTCCTTGTAATGGTCATCAGGCCCATCATGCTCATTAACCTGGGTCAACAGAAGACCACTCACCTGCCTTTATCACGTCCAGTGCTTGCAGATTGGGAGGCATGCGTTTCAGGGCCAGGTTCTTCAGGTGAGATTCACAGTTTGATGCGTACCTAGGAGGCAAAGCAGTGAGCAATGTAGCGAGATGGAATCAACATCTAGAGGGACTAGCAACTAGAAACTTGAGGGATTTGAACTTCTGGAGCAAACCAGCAATCTAGTCCAAGTTCAGGGGCAAGGTTCTACACCTTCTGCCCCAACATCACATCTTTTCATCCCAGTTCCCAAAATACTGTTGGAAACAGTATGCTTCTCAGCAAGTCGCCAGCATCTGGACAAAGGCCCAGGAACACGTACAGCAACAGGGCACATCAACGTTTGTGTTAGTGAAATAGACTGGGCAAGCACACTGAAACTTTCACACGATCACCATCAGCAAGACCTTGCACTGGCAAAGTAGGTCAGAATAAtaacattcatgttctccagagatgctgtctgacctgctgagtttctccagcactttgtgtccttttgagaaaTGGCCATGCTGGCTTCACGGGAGCCTATGAAGTCTCCTCAAGTCAAACGCCCAGTTATATGATTCACAGACACCATCTGTGGTGATGAGGTCAACTTTCTCACCATTCCAGGTGGAAATCATTCTTGAAAGTCCTGCTGGATCGCTTGCTTTCCACAAAGTTCAGAGAAATTTTAAACCGAGGGATTAGCATTTATTGACAGTGTCTGATTTACTCTTTCTTGCAGTGGAAACAGTGCACCTTTACAGTACTCACTCTTTCGCAAAAGCAACCTCTTGTGCGGATAAAAACGAAGGCTCTGTCTCTTGACGGGACCTCTCCTTCTCCAGAATGTGAGGGAAAAACTTCTCTATCTGGAAATTGAGGAAGAACAGTATTTTTGCCCCCAAGGTGCAATTTTCTTGGCAAATTGTCATAAACAAAATGCCTGAACTGTAGACTTATTTAACTTGTTTAATGCTTTTCAAAGAATATGTAATGCTTTTCTTGAGAATTTAATTTGCAGAATAAAATGGCCACACACAAGTCAATTTGACAAACTAAAAAAGCTGTAGGATTTTGCTctaatccctctattcccctctcaacatcaacacaTTTTCTGCTCAGGAACAAAGGCATCAACATCATACCTTTTGTAACCGGGACCTCAAATAGCTGCTGAGGACATAACGAATCCTCTCCATTTCCATCCTGTGAACGGTGATTTTCAGGTCTCCTTTCTTGGCCCGCTGCAAGTTCTTTTCCTGTAAACCACATTATTACAAAAAGCAACACACACATCGTTATTCCCACAGATACTCATGTCTGCTTAACATAAACGAGTTACTCTAAAAACGAGGAGAAAAAAGCATTAAGGCTAAACAAACTTGAAATAAACCACCAGGTAATCTGTTTAGCACATTGGTGATTAAGGGTCAGTGTCAGTGAGGGCACCAACAAATGCCTTGGCATCCTCAAGGGGCAGCTGGTGGGACAGATGGCACCAGGGATTAACCAAAGGGGACTGGCCATTAATGGCCCAGACAGGAATGTTCCTCCAGGGAGTTAATCCAGAGAAGGAGCTTGGACCATTACCTCACAATGCAGTGGAGTTACACCAGTCCCAATCAATATTTGTCCTTCAACAACATCACCAGAACAGATTCACAGTTTAATATCACATTGATCTTTCTTTGAGCTCACTATGTGCAAGATTCTGCTGCGTTTCCtacaatgttttaaaataaaGTGATAGGAAAAGATTTagcaggaatccgaggggtaaccttatcacacagaaggtggtgggtgtacgtaacatgctgccagaggaggtagtcaagggtgggaatatcccaacgtttaagaaacagttagacaagtacatggataggacaggtttggagggagatggaccaagcgcaggcaggtgggactagtgtagctgggacatgttgggcggtgtgagcaagttgggctgaagggcctgtttccacactgcatcactctatgattttagcgtagctgggacatgttgggcggtgtgggcaagttgggctgaagggcctgtttccacactgtatcactctatgattctatgaagggcctgtttccacactgtatcactctatggttgTATAAGTGCTTTACGATGCAGAGTCCCAAAGAGCGCTGTGTTAATACAAGCCTCTATTTCTCACCAAACACTACAATCATCTGGTCCATCAGAAGAATCATTCTCCACATTTGACAGCAAGCTTTGCTTGGTGCCAGTGAGTGCGAGTTTGGACGGGATAACGTCCAGTGGGTGCGGGCCCCACGTACAGTGGCTGGTCTACAGTGGACATAAACAGTGGGGGCATTACCAGAGAACACCcactacccaaaccatcccatgcTAGAGAGGGGACCCTCCAGAGAGAGCAGACCATCAACACAAtggcattaattttttttttttaaatgtatatatatttctgtCACACACCCGCCTCATGGCTCCAGCACCCTGGGTTTAAACTTAACCTCTGCTGCAACCCTTGTGGGcttttgtggaaacaggcccttcggctcactgcgtATGTGCTGACTGGCGATCAGtatcaccatcctacacactagggacaatttacccttttcagaaaccaactaacctacaaatgcgcatgtctgtggaatgtgggaggaaaccggtgcacc
Encoded here:
- the gins4 gene encoding DNA replication complex GINS protein SLD5 isoform X1 is translated as MAATEEEPEPEVDSLMEEDEEILTPAQLIHKLEEAWLNEKFSPDLLECKSEVVECVMEQLDHMEKNLQRAKKGDLKITVHRMEMERIRYVLSSYLRSRLQKIEKFFPHILEKERSRQETEPSFLSAQEVAFAKEYASNCESHLKNLALKRMPPNLQALDVIKAVAKPNLDSFVFLRVKEKQENVLVEPETEDQRPPQCPQSMGGSSSCPRSRSQGRVEVHILISLYKTTISTNGAERRPGSGN
- the gins4 gene encoding DNA replication complex GINS protein SLD5 isoform X2, translating into MAATEEEPEPEVDSLMEEDEEILTPAQLIHKLEEAWLNEKFSPDLLECKSEVVECVMEQLDHMEKNLQRAKKGDLKITVHRMEMERIRYVLSSYLRSRLQKIEKFFPHILEKERSRQETEPSFLSAQEVAFAKEYASNCESHLKNLALKRMPPNLQALDVIKAVAKPNLDSFVFLRVKEKQENVLVEPETEDQREYTIDLDEGSQHLMRYRTIAPLVASGAVQLI